One region of Baekduia soli genomic DNA includes:
- a CDS encoding tyrosine-type recombinase/integrase: MSAVAPDLRSIERRRHRRTDGTVLESYRVRWAGPDGRRLSRAFDALEAAVAFRDELDRRAALIADGPSGRRSMTVADCYELWMREHVVPELALRTQNNYGGVWRRHLADRVGAELAIDVRPRHIKALRGDMLADGLGPQTVRKALQTLGALFAHALELDIVEINPVPQIRKPRVGSTRQVEVVDIATVERMRFIALDREGSPLTAIAISLGYLAGLRPGEWRALRWRDIREASLVVRDSTDVDGSLRGRTKTGRDRSIDLWSALAGDLAEWRALTPFAEPGDPIVPNGRRRHWSDDEAKRWGRRTFRRVALAAGWVDAAPNKLRHLHASLLIKEGRLDSREIASRMGHSIEMLENRYAHEIREYRGRRICIDDEIRLAREVATDVSASYRASTLAISLST; the protein is encoded by the coding sequence CACGGTGCTTGAGAGCTACCGCGTGCGGTGGGCAGGACCTGACGGCCGACGGCTCTCGCGGGCGTTCGACGCGCTGGAGGCGGCGGTCGCCTTCCGCGATGAGCTGGATCGCCGCGCGGCGCTGATCGCCGACGGCCCTTCGGGCCGGCGCAGCATGACGGTGGCCGACTGCTACGAGCTGTGGATGCGCGAGCACGTCGTGCCCGAGCTCGCCCTGCGGACCCAGAACAACTACGGCGGGGTCTGGCGACGGCATCTGGCCGACCGCGTGGGCGCCGAGCTGGCAATCGATGTCCGCCCACGGCACATCAAGGCGCTGCGGGGCGACATGCTCGCCGACGGCCTCGGACCGCAGACGGTGCGCAAGGCGCTGCAGACGCTCGGAGCCCTGTTCGCGCACGCCCTGGAGCTCGACATTGTCGAGATCAACCCGGTGCCGCAGATCCGCAAGCCGAGGGTCGGTAGCACGCGGCAAGTTGAGGTGGTCGACATCGCCACGGTCGAGCGGATGCGGTTCATCGCCCTCGACCGGGAGGGCTCGCCGCTGACGGCGATCGCGATCTCGCTGGGCTACCTGGCCGGCCTGCGACCGGGGGAGTGGCGCGCGCTGCGCTGGCGCGACATCCGCGAAGCCAGCCTCGTCGTGCGAGACAGCACCGACGTCGACGGCTCCCTGCGCGGGCGGACCAAGACCGGCAGGGATCGCAGCATCGATCTGTGGAGCGCCCTGGCCGGCGACCTTGCCGAGTGGCGGGCGCTGACGCCGTTCGCTGAGCCGGGCGATCCGATCGTGCCGAACGGCCGACGGCGGCACTGGAGCGACGACGAGGCCAAGCGCTGGGGCCGGCGGACGTTTCGCCGCGTCGCGCTGGCTGCCGGCTGGGTGGATGCCGCACCGAACAAGCTCCGCCACCTGCACGCGTCGCTGCTCATCAAGGAAGGCCGACTCGACTCGCGCGAGATCGCGTCGCGAATGGGCCACAGCATCGAGATGCTCGAGAACCGCTACGCGCACGAGATCCGCGAATACCGCGGCCGCCGGATCTGCATCGACGACGAGATCCGCCTCGCACGCGAGGTCGCAACGGACGTCTCAGCTAGCTACCGAGCTAGCACGCTAGCTATCTCGCTATCAACCTAG